DNA from Pelagibacterium nitratireducens:
GATTGCAAGCCGCTTCTGACCCGGCTCATGGATTCGGGCCAGAAAATCGCCCTGCCAGTGGTGACCGGCGAGGACGAGCCGCTCGAGTTGCGGCTCTGGGAAGACGGTCAGCCGCTCTATCCCTCGGGTTTTGGAACGCTCGCTCCAGCTGAAACCGCGCCCATCGTCACACCCGATATTGTCGTCATTCCGCTTCTGGCCTTCGACAGCCTCGGTACGCGGCTGGGCTATGGCAAGGGCTATTACGACAGAACGCTCGCCGCCATGAGCAAAAAACCGCTGCTTGTCGGTTATGCGTTCTCGGCCCAGGAACTCGATTTCATTCCCCGGCTCGATCATGACCTGCCACTCGACCTGCTGGTCACCGAGACCGGCCTGCGCCGCTTCGAGGACGCATGAGGCTTTTGTTTCTGGGCGACGTTATGGGGCGGGCCGGCCGGGATGTGGTGGCCGAGCGGCTTCCCGACCTGATCGAGCAATGCCGGTTCGATTTCGTCATCGTCAATGGCGAGAATGCCAGCCACGGGCGCGGCATCACCGAGGCCCATTACGAGCTGTTACGCGACGCGGGCGCCGATGTGGTGACGCTGGGCGATCATGCTTTCGACCAGCGCGAGTTGATGACGGCAATCGAGCGCCACGACACCCTGATCCGGCCGATCAATTTTCCCCCCGGGGCGCCGGGCCGCGGCGCCACAATGATTACGGGCCGCAACGGCCATCAGGTGCTAGTGGTCAATGCGCTGGGCCGGGTGTTCATGCCGCCCATGGACGATCCGTTCCGCGCTGTCGACAATGCCATCGCCAGCTGCCCGCTGGGTGAGCAGGCCGATGCCATCGTCGTCGATTTTCACGCCGAGGCGACCTCGGAAATGCAGGGCATGGGCCATTACCTCGATGGCCGGGTTTCACTGGTGGTGGGCACTCACACCCACATCCCGACCTCCGATCACCGCATCCTGCGCGGCGGAACGGGACTGATGAGCGATGCGGGCATGTGCGGGGATTATGACAGCGTGATCGGCATGGAGCTCGAAGAACCCCTCAACCGGTTCGTCACCGGTTTGGCCAGGGCGCGGTTCACGCCGTCCGAGGGTGAGGCCACGCTGTGCGGCGTTGCAATCGAGACAGACAGAGGCTCGGGGCTGTGCACGCAAATCCAGCCCGTGCGTATCGGTGGGTCGCTCTCGCAAGCGCTGCCCCAATTCTGAGGCTTTATTTCTCCGGATCGCTCCCCTATAACCCGCCAATCTCATTTT
Protein-coding regions in this window:
- a CDS encoding 5-formyltetrahydrofolate cyclo-ligase; its protein translation is MTDSEAQLEEQKATLRQEALARRLAVPQDDRADASKLAADVFLEGVPLHSDQIVALYWPIRDEIDCKPLLTRLMDSGQKIALPVVTGEDEPLELRLWEDGQPLYPSGFGTLAPAETAPIVTPDIVVIPLLAFDSLGTRLGYGKGYYDRTLAAMSKKPLLVGYAFSAQELDFIPRLDHDLPLDLLVTETGLRRFEDA
- a CDS encoding TIGR00282 family metallophosphoesterase; this encodes MRLLFLGDVMGRAGRDVVAERLPDLIEQCRFDFVIVNGENASHGRGITEAHYELLRDAGADVVTLGDHAFDQRELMTAIERHDTLIRPINFPPGAPGRGATMITGRNGHQVLVVNALGRVFMPPMDDPFRAVDNAIASCPLGEQADAIVVDFHAEATSEMQGMGHYLDGRVSLVVGTHTHIPTSDHRILRGGTGLMSDAGMCGDYDSVIGMELEEPLNRFVTGLARARFTPSEGEATLCGVAIETDRGSGLCTQIQPVRIGGSLSQALPQF